One genomic window of Hymenobacter sp. J193 includes the following:
- a CDS encoding GNAT family N-acetyltransferase: protein MPPFSLQPSLENDVVRLLPLREADFAELYAVASDPKIWEQHPNKDRWQKPAFSTFFEGAIQSNGAFRIVDKPTGATIGSTRLYDYNPEENSILIGYTFYGTQHWGKGINPAVKELLLNYLFQFVDIVRFHIGAGNVRSQIAIQRLGATKVAEQEVTYYGEQPKLNFVFELNKQAWTARRREL from the coding sequence ATGCCGCCTTTCTCTCTTCAGCCCAGCTTAGAAAACGACGTTGTCCGGCTGCTGCCGCTGCGGGAAGCAGACTTCGCAGAGCTGTATGCCGTAGCTTCTGACCCTAAAATCTGGGAGCAGCACCCCAATAAGGACCGGTGGCAGAAGCCGGCATTTTCCACCTTCTTCGAAGGAGCCATCCAAAGTAATGGTGCCTTCAGAATCGTGGATAAGCCCACGGGCGCTACCATAGGCAGCACCCGCCTGTACGATTACAACCCCGAGGAAAATAGCATCCTCATCGGATATACCTTCTACGGAACGCAGCACTGGGGCAAGGGTATCAACCCAGCCGTAAAAGAGCTGCTACTGAACTATCTTTTCCAGTTCGTAGACATCGTGCGGTTCCACATCGGGGCAGGCAATGTTCGGTCGCAGATTGCCATTCAGCGGCTGGGAGCCACCAAGGTCGCAGAGCAGGAAGTGACGTACTACGGCGAGCAGCCCAAGCTAAACTTTGTGTTCGAGCTGAATAAGCAGGCGTGGACGGCGCGGCGGCGTGAGTTGTAA
- a CDS encoding 3'-5' exonuclease, whose product MNATEQEEKEYLEEIKEKLTLAIRRVDDAVRQFSTELRQKKEYIHEHQSGMDDADMVAAGQSIDRMAFTGEAAVSRKRRLIKLRQSPYFGRIDFLAPNQTTTPVYIGVHTFLDERLHQSLIYDWRAPISSLFYDFELGEASYPTPSGTVRGHIELKRQYRIRDGRLEFMLDSGVNIHDDVLQRELAKSSDDKMKNIVATIQRDQNAVIRNEEAVVMVIQGVAGSGKTSIALHRIAFLLYRFRDTIAAKDILIISPNKVFADYISNVLPELGEEHIPEMGMEELAADLLESQYSFQTFFEQVSALLETHDAAFIERIRFKSSFEFLSQLNQYLLHIENNYFSLSELRVGRTVVPAAFIQQKFKGYHRVPLLQRFALVANDVRAYVRDAAGRKLTGQEKGTIGEAIPRMFRFSNVLDFYRDFFRWIGRPELLRQDHGGRLEYADVFALIYLRLRLAGLPAYDHVRHLLIDEMQDYTPVQYAVLSRLFRCRKTILGDVSQTVNPYSASSAETIERVFPQADVVKLYRSYRSTIEITAFAQRITPNPDIIPLERHGQEPVVAPFASKEAELAAIQGLITNFQSAKSHSLGIICKTLRQAEQLHEALQAPGVHLLTEESTVFKEGVIVTTAHLAKGLEFDEVIVPFASARNYKTAVDKSMLYVACTRAMHQLTLTYTGELTPFLLA is encoded by the coding sequence ATGAACGCAACCGAGCAGGAAGAGAAAGAATATCTGGAGGAAATAAAGGAGAAGCTCACGCTGGCTATTCGCCGGGTAGACGACGCCGTGCGGCAGTTTTCCACCGAGCTGCGGCAGAAAAAGGAGTACATCCACGAGCACCAGTCGGGCATGGACGACGCCGACATGGTAGCCGCCGGCCAGTCCATCGACCGCATGGCCTTTACGGGCGAGGCAGCCGTATCCCGCAAGCGTCGGCTGATCAAGCTGCGTCAGTCGCCCTACTTTGGCCGCATCGACTTCCTCGCGCCAAACCAAACCACAACACCGGTGTACATTGGCGTGCATACCTTTCTGGATGAGCGGCTACACCAGAGCCTCATCTACGACTGGCGCGCTCCTATTTCCTCGTTGTTTTACGACTTCGAGCTGGGTGAGGCCTCCTACCCTACCCCGTCGGGCACTGTGCGGGGCCACATTGAGCTGAAGCGGCAGTACCGGATCCGGGACGGCCGCCTGGAGTTTATGCTCGACAGCGGCGTGAACATCCACGACGACGTGCTGCAGCGCGAGCTGGCCAAGTCGTCCGACGACAAGATGAAGAACATCGTCGCCACCATTCAGCGCGACCAGAACGCGGTGATTCGCAACGAGGAAGCCGTGGTAATGGTGATACAGGGCGTGGCGGGCTCGGGCAAAACGTCTATAGCCCTGCACCGCATTGCCTTCCTGCTTTACCGCTTCCGCGACACCATTGCGGCCAAGGACATCCTCATCATCTCGCCCAACAAAGTCTTTGCCGACTACATCTCGAACGTGCTGCCCGAGCTGGGCGAGGAGCACATTCCCGAAATGGGCATGGAGGAGCTGGCGGCCGATTTGCTTGAAAGTCAATACTCGTTCCAGACCTTCTTCGAGCAGGTATCGGCGCTGCTGGAAACCCACGACGCGGCCTTTATCGAGCGGATTCGGTTTAAGTCTTCGTTTGAGTTTCTCAGTCAGCTCAACCAGTACCTGCTGCATATTGAGAACAACTATTTCTCCCTGAGCGAGCTGCGGGTGGGGCGCACCGTGGTACCGGCCGCCTTCATCCAGCAGAAGTTTAAGGGCTACCACCGCGTACCGCTACTGCAACGCTTTGCGTTAGTGGCCAACGATGTGCGGGCGTACGTGCGCGACGCAGCCGGCCGCAAGCTCACGGGCCAGGAAAAAGGAACGATTGGCGAAGCCATTCCGCGCATGTTCCGCTTCAGCAACGTGCTGGATTTCTACCGGGACTTCTTCCGCTGGATTGGCCGGCCCGAGCTGCTGAGGCAGGACCACGGCGGGCGCCTGGAATACGCCGACGTTTTTGCCCTGATTTACCTGCGCCTGCGCCTAGCAGGCCTCCCGGCTTACGACCACGTGCGGCACCTGCTGATAGACGAAATGCAGGACTACACCCCCGTGCAGTATGCCGTGCTGTCGCGCCTGTTCCGCTGCCGCAAAACCATTCTGGGCGACGTAAGCCAGACGGTGAACCCCTACAGCGCCTCCTCGGCCGAAACCATTGAGCGCGTCTTCCCCCAGGCCGATGTGGTGAAGCTTTACCGCAGCTACCGCTCGACCATCGAAATTACGGCCTTTGCTCAGCGTATCACGCCCAACCCCGACATTATTCCGCTGGAGCGGCATGGCCAGGAGCCCGTGGTGGCGCCCTTTGCGAGTAAGGAAGCGGAGTTGGCGGCCATTCAGGGGCTGATTACAAACTTTCAGAGCGCCAAAAGTCATTCGCTGGGCATTATCTGCAAAACCCTGCGGCAGGCCGAGCAGCTGCACGAGGCGTTACAGGCTCCAGGCGTGCATCTGCTCACGGAGGAGTCCACGGTTTTCAAGGAAGGTGTCATCGTCACTACGGCCCACCTGGCCAAGGGGCTTGAGTTTGATGAAGTCATCGTGCCCTTTGCCTCCGCCCGCAATTACAAAACGGCGGTGGACAAGAGCATGCTCTACGTGGCCTGCACCCGAGCCATGCACCAGCTCACGCTCACGTATACCGGGGAGCTTACCCCGTTTTTGCTGGCTTAA
- a CDS encoding DUF4252 domain-containing protein encodes MRNRLLLVCFSLGLLWLAGCRAAGPEQPARTVAEFFRKYESRSGFKAQTIEANFATRLLLGQLGRIGGDNETTQAIAALRSVRVLTFTPTSGGARDLLARGLNQEVEGLLQNEQYQPLPVATDADASTQFKFSARRNNGRVQEVVGTSQVSGVPDSFVLMAISGNFTDSQLQQLLKFLPGAVDQLPK; translated from the coding sequence ATGCGCAACCGCCTTCTCCTCGTTTGTTTCTCCCTTGGCCTTTTATGGTTAGCGGGCTGCCGCGCCGCCGGCCCCGAGCAACCTGCCCGCACAGTCGCCGAGTTTTTCCGCAAGTATGAGAGCCGCTCAGGCTTCAAAGCGCAAACGATAGAAGCCAATTTTGCCACCCGCCTGCTGCTGGGCCAACTGGGCCGCATCGGGGGCGACAACGAAACTACCCAGGCCATAGCCGCCCTGCGCAGCGTGCGGGTGCTGACCTTTACGCCCACTTCCGGCGGCGCCCGCGACCTGTTAGCGCGCGGCCTCAATCAGGAAGTGGAAGGCTTGCTGCAGAACGAGCAGTACCAACCCCTGCCCGTAGCCACCGATGCTGATGCCAGCACCCAGTTTAAGTTCTCGGCCCGCCGCAACAATGGCCGGGTGCAGGAGGTGGTGGGCACCAGCCAGGTTAGCGGCGTGCCCGACTCGTTCGTGCTGATGGCTATTTCCGGCAACTTCACCGACAGCCAGCTGCAGCAGCTGCTCAAGTTCCTGCCCGGTGCGGTAGACCAGCTGCCCAAGTAA
- a CDS encoding EVE domain-containing protein, which produces MQYWLVKSEPAAYAWLDLVRDGATDWTGVRNFQARNYLQQMQPGDLVLYYHSVTSKEVVGVAEVAAPAAPDATAEAGSAWVAVRLRPQQALERPVSLAQIKQDARLSQIGLLRQSRLSVMPLRAAEFDAILELGS; this is translated from the coding sequence ATGCAGTATTGGTTAGTAAAATCGGAGCCCGCTGCCTACGCGTGGCTCGATTTAGTGCGCGACGGCGCCACCGACTGGACCGGCGTCCGCAACTTTCAGGCCCGCAACTACCTGCAGCAGATGCAGCCCGGCGACTTAGTTTTATACTATCACAGCGTCACGAGCAAGGAAGTAGTGGGCGTGGCCGAAGTGGCCGCCCCGGCCGCGCCCGATGCCACGGCCGAAGCCGGCAGCGCCTGGGTAGCGGTGCGGCTACGGCCACAGCAGGCACTGGAGCGCCCGGTTTCCCTTGCCCAGATCAAGCAGGACGCCCGCCTCAGCCAGATTGGCTTGCTGCGCCAGTCGCGCCTGTCGGTGATGCCGCTGCGCGCCGCCGAGTTCGATGCCATTCTGGAGCTCGGCAGCTAG
- the polX gene encoding DNA polymerase/3'-5' exonuclease PolX has protein sequence MLPNHPTVLDNRALIRAFRLAAQLMELHEENPFKIRAYEGTANALEQLTVPVADLDRTGLPDRTGLSKTAAAKVAEMLDTGSFEELTRLLNSTPPGVVELLSVKGIGPKKIRSLWKELGIESAEQLREAAENDEVSKLKGFGKKTQDAILAALEFTSQSRGKLLYPQAEELSEEVASQLRAAPGVEQVAVAGEVRRRLETVETVQLVAATTEPAAAHQLLNGLDGLTADARRSGPFAWRGTATTSGVKVEVTLAAPTEFVNQLLLHSAAEEHLSETLTQEARPGQPATLRHWLKRERFATEQELYQRAGLQYVEPELREGLGELALARENKLPALLEDQDLRGSLHNHSTYSDGSHTLREMATFLRDQGYEYLGICDHSQAAHYANGLSPERVRQQQREIDQLNQELAPFRIFKGIEADILGDGSLDYTPSVLETFDFVVASVHSNLKMDERKATARVLRAIENPYCTMLGHPTGRLLLRREGYPLNHKAVIDACAQHQVIIEINANPWRLDLDWRWVRYALDQGVQLSINPDAHHTNGYADMRYGVLMGRKGGLTKAMTFNAKSAAEVAEYFARRKASIKPPLEFKDSLFG, from the coding sequence GTGCTACCCAACCACCCTACTGTTTTGGACAACCGCGCCCTCATTCGTGCCTTCCGCCTCGCCGCCCAGCTGATGGAGCTGCACGAGGAAAATCCGTTTAAAATCCGGGCCTACGAGGGCACTGCCAATGCCCTGGAGCAGCTGACGGTACCCGTAGCCGACCTGGACCGCACCGGCCTGCCCGACCGAACCGGACTAAGCAAAACCGCCGCCGCTAAAGTGGCCGAAATGCTCGATACCGGCTCGTTTGAGGAGCTTACGCGCCTGCTCAATAGCACACCGCCCGGCGTGGTAGAGCTGCTGAGCGTGAAAGGCATCGGCCCCAAGAAAATTCGCAGCCTGTGGAAGGAGCTGGGCATTGAAAGCGCCGAGCAACTGCGCGAGGCCGCCGAAAACGACGAAGTAAGCAAGCTGAAAGGCTTCGGCAAGAAAACGCAGGATGCCATTCTGGCCGCACTGGAATTCACTTCCCAAAGCCGGGGCAAGCTGCTGTATCCGCAGGCCGAGGAGCTAAGCGAAGAAGTAGCCAGCCAGCTGCGCGCCGCACCGGGCGTGGAGCAGGTAGCCGTGGCCGGGGAAGTGCGCCGCCGCCTCGAAACCGTGGAAACCGTGCAGCTGGTAGCGGCCACCACTGAGCCCGCCGCCGCGCATCAGCTGCTTAACGGCCTGGACGGGCTGACGGCCGATGCCCGCCGTAGCGGCCCGTTCGCGTGGCGCGGCACGGCCACTACATCGGGCGTAAAGGTGGAAGTGACTCTGGCAGCGCCGACGGAGTTTGTTAATCAATTGCTGCTGCACTCAGCTGCTGAGGAACATCTTTCGGAAACTCTTACCCAGGAAGCCCGGCCCGGCCAGCCCGCTACGCTGCGCCACTGGCTGAAGCGGGAACGGTTTGCCACCGAGCAGGAGCTGTACCAGCGGGCCGGCCTGCAATACGTGGAGCCCGAATTGCGCGAGGGACTGGGCGAGCTGGCGCTGGCCCGCGAAAACAAGCTGCCCGCTTTGCTCGAAGACCAGGACCTACGCGGCTCTCTGCACAACCACAGCACCTACTCCGACGGCAGCCACACCCTGCGCGAAATGGCCACGTTCCTGCGCGACCAGGGTTACGAATACCTGGGCATCTGCGACCATTCGCAGGCGGCGCACTACGCCAACGGCCTCTCGCCGGAGCGCGTGCGCCAGCAGCAGCGTGAAATCGACCAGCTAAACCAGGAGCTGGCGCCTTTTCGCATTTTCAAGGGTATTGAGGCCGATATTCTCGGCGACGGGTCCCTGGACTACACGCCCAGCGTGCTCGAAACCTTCGACTTTGTGGTGGCTTCGGTGCATTCCAACCTGAAGATGGACGAGCGCAAAGCCACAGCGCGGGTGCTGCGGGCCATCGAAAACCCGTATTGCACCATGCTGGGCCACCCCACGGGCCGGCTGCTGCTGCGCCGCGAAGGATATCCGCTCAACCACAAGGCCGTTATCGACGCCTGCGCCCAGCACCAAGTTATCATCGAAATCAACGCCAACCCCTGGCGCCTCGACCTTGATTGGCGCTGGGTGCGCTACGCCCTCGACCAGGGCGTGCAACTCAGCATCAACCCTGATGCCCACCACACCAACGGCTACGCCGATATGCGCTACGGCGTGCTGATGGGCCGCAAAGGCGGCCTGACCAAGGCCATGACGTTCAACGCGAAATCTGCCGCGGAAGTAGCCGAGTACTTCGCCCGCCGCAAAGCCAGCATCAAGCCCCCGCTGGAGTTCAAGGATTCGTTGTTTGGCTGA
- a CDS encoding glycosyltransferase family 9 protein: MKILVLRFSSIGDIVLTTPVVRGLKQQVPGAQVHFATKPGFRSFLEPNPYIDKVHCLTGSLRKLVAELRAEKFDFVVDLHHNLRTALIKAQLGVKSAAFDKLNGRKWLLVNLKIDTLPRTHIVDRYLAAAASLGVRDDGRGLDYFIPAKDEVDVAVALPAGFRAGYVAFAIGAQHATKRLPTEKITELCRQLGQPLVLLGGPEDEPTGQLVAQALAAGGPAVFNACGKFNLNQSASLVRQARAVVSHDTGLMHIAAAFGKKIVSVWGNTVPEFGMYPYRTEFEALEVRGLPCRPCSKIGYAKCPQGHFRCMRDQDFSQLSLGTGFGSAAS, from the coding sequence ATGAAGATTCTCGTTCTGCGCTTTTCCTCTATTGGCGACATTGTGCTGACTACGCCCGTGGTGCGCGGGCTGAAGCAGCAGGTGCCGGGGGCGCAGGTGCATTTTGCTACTAAGCCGGGTTTCCGCAGCTTTCTGGAGCCCAACCCCTATATCGATAAGGTACACTGCCTGACCGGCTCGTTGCGGAAGCTGGTGGCCGAGCTGCGGGCCGAGAAATTTGATTTTGTGGTGGATCTGCACCATAACCTGCGCACGGCCCTCATCAAGGCGCAGCTGGGGGTGAAGTCGGCCGCCTTTGATAAGCTGAACGGCCGGAAGTGGCTGCTCGTGAACCTGAAGATTGACACGCTACCCCGCACCCATATTGTAGACCGTTATCTGGCCGCGGCTGCCTCCCTGGGCGTGCGCGACGATGGGCGGGGGCTGGATTATTTCATCCCCGCTAAGGACGAGGTAGACGTAGCGGTTGCGCTGCCCGCCGGTTTTCGGGCTGGCTACGTGGCGTTTGCCATTGGCGCGCAACACGCCACCAAGCGCCTGCCCACGGAGAAGATTACGGAGCTGTGCCGGCAACTGGGGCAGCCCCTTGTGCTGCTCGGCGGCCCCGAAGACGAACCTACGGGCCAGTTGGTAGCGCAGGCATTGGCCGCTGGCGGGCCGGCCGTTTTCAACGCCTGTGGGAAGTTCAACCTCAACCAATCGGCCTCGCTCGTGCGGCAGGCCCGCGCAGTCGTCAGTCACGATACCGGCCTGATGCACATTGCGGCGGCTTTCGGCAAGAAAATCGTCAGCGTGTGGGGCAACACGGTGCCGGAGTTTGGTATGTACCCGTACCGCACCGAGTTTGAAGCCCTGGAAGTGCGTGGCCTGCCGTGCCGGCCCTGCTCCAAAATCGGCTATGCGAAGTGCCCGCAGGGGCATTTCCGGTGCATGCGCGACCAGGATTTCAGCCAGTTGAGCCTCGGTACCGGGTTCGGCAGCGCCGCATCGTAA
- a CDS encoding OsmC family protein has product MLTPEPTATNATVVVKVGLTDLAAEIQAGRHTFFVDEPETVGGHDQGPTPYDLLLSALGACTAITVRLYATRKSWPLEGIEVRLRHQRVHRLDCDKCEQAGEMLEEVQKELRLLGPLSAEQKQRLHIIADKCPVQKTLTSGALRVVTVVVE; this is encoded by the coding sequence ATGCTCACGCCCGAACCCACCGCTACCAATGCCACTGTGGTGGTTAAAGTTGGCCTCACCGACTTGGCCGCCGAAATTCAGGCGGGCCGCCATACGTTTTTCGTGGATGAGCCCGAAACGGTGGGCGGCCACGACCAGGGCCCCACGCCCTACGACCTGCTGCTCTCGGCGCTGGGAGCTTGCACGGCCATTACCGTGCGCCTCTACGCCACCCGCAAAAGCTGGCCACTCGAAGGCATTGAAGTACGCCTGCGCCACCAGCGCGTGCACCGCCTCGACTGCGACAAGTGCGAGCAGGCCGGCGAAATGCTGGAGGAAGTGCAAAAGGAATTGCGGCTGCTGGGGCCGCTGTCGGCCGAGCAAAAGCAGCGCCTGCACATCATTGCCGATAAGTGCCCTGTGCAGAAAACCCTGACCAGCGGTGCTCTGCGCGTGGTAACGGTGGTGGTAGAGTAA
- a CDS encoding biliverdin-producing heme oxygenase: MPPISSSEILTRLRQETRPYHDALEQNSFNQALSAGHVSQEATVHFLRRLYGFLAPYEEQLRRHQADFSEEWELPARYRAPLLLADLAAVSAEVPPLCPEPLPLHTRAQLLGAMYVLEGSTLGGQVITRQLAKGGIPLQRYFSGYGELTGPRWKTFCRLLTEEATHLSHAEISQSAVRTFQLLHAWINQP, from the coding sequence ATGCCGCCTATTTCCAGTTCCGAAATCCTGACCCGTTTGCGGCAGGAAACCCGCCCCTACCACGATGCCCTGGAGCAGAACAGCTTCAACCAGGCCCTGAGCGCGGGCCACGTTTCGCAGGAGGCTACTGTGCATTTTCTGCGGCGGCTCTACGGCTTTCTGGCGCCCTACGAGGAGCAGCTGCGCCGGCATCAGGCGGATTTTTCGGAAGAGTGGGAGCTGCCTGCCCGTTACCGCGCGCCGCTGCTGCTGGCCGACCTGGCAGCCGTATCGGCCGAAGTTCCGCCGCTTTGCCCGGAGCCACTGCCCCTGCACACGCGGGCACAGCTGCTGGGGGCCATGTACGTGCTGGAAGGCTCCACGCTCGGCGGTCAGGTAATTACGCGCCAGCTGGCCAAGGGTGGTATTCCGCTGCAGCGCTACTTCAGCGGCTACGGCGAGCTGACGGGCCCGCGCTGGAAAACCTTCTGCCGGCTCCTGACGGAGGAAGCCACTCACCTCAGCCACGCCGAAATCAGCCAGTCGGCCGTGCGCACGTTTCAACTGCTTCACGCCTGGATCAATCAGCCATGA
- a CDS encoding ATP-binding protein → MNYTDESLVGAPITLTNCDREPIHIPGSVQPFGFLLCLDEETRQIVHASTNTEEVVGVPAPALLGDTLGRLLGPGHLAQVEAMWPTLGEIPKLLGVRLDHVAGQPFYKLILHRYDRLLWAEFEPVAETTVSTLDLPTLNTTLGLMLEAETVEAFCQHAVEQVRGITGFDRVMLYRFAEDESGEVIAEARRADLEPFLGLHYPATDIPKQARVMYLKNWLRFIPDVGYQPAPLVPVRNPTSGRPPDMTHAVLRSVSPIHIQYLQNMGVGASMSISIIQDDKLWGLIMGHHYSPRLVSYELRDLSLFIGKTFSALLKNKEQHADREYQQRARENRLRLFEKMTTQANFIEGLYKYKPSLLDVIDCGGAAICFEGDIITLGNTPTTPQIQELVLWMQQHVRQDVFQTSSYTLHNPEGIAIRATASGILAISLAKEPGDYIFWFRPELLQSVTWAGRQQKTEEVRDGVLHLSPRQSFEAWKQSVDSTAAPWKPSEVEAAKEIRLHISDIRVKIFNELQAKATMLSRLNAELARSNDELDSFAYVASHDLKEPLRGIHNYSLFLLEDYAEQLDAEGVSKLQTLVRLSQRMEALIESLLQLSRVGRMELTVMETDLNEVLAEVLDLLHPRLEQTQTTVAVRGSLPRMCLDPVRIREVFNNLLTNAMKYNDKPEKQVIVGMAPAGIESPLGPVDAENFHVFYVRDNGIGIDARHYEGIFKLFKRLHAPEKFGGGTGAGLAIVKKMIEKHHGQLWVDSVLGQGTTFYFTLSKHL, encoded by the coding sequence ATGAACTATACCGATGAAAGCCTGGTAGGCGCGCCCATCACCCTCACCAACTGCGACCGGGAGCCTATTCATATACCGGGCTCCGTGCAGCCGTTTGGCTTTTTGCTGTGCCTGGATGAAGAAACCCGGCAGATTGTACACGCCAGCACCAACACGGAGGAGGTCGTTGGCGTGCCGGCACCGGCCCTGCTGGGCGACACGCTTGGCCGGCTGCTGGGCCCCGGGCACCTGGCGCAGGTAGAAGCCATGTGGCCCACGCTGGGCGAAATTCCCAAGCTGCTGGGCGTACGCCTCGACCACGTAGCGGGGCAGCCATTCTACAAGCTCATCCTGCACCGCTACGACCGGCTGCTGTGGGCCGAGTTTGAGCCTGTGGCCGAAACCACCGTCAGCACCCTGGACCTGCCTACGCTGAACACGACGCTGGGCCTGATGCTGGAAGCCGAAACCGTGGAAGCGTTTTGCCAGCACGCCGTGGAGCAGGTGCGCGGTATTACAGGCTTTGATCGGGTGATGCTGTACCGCTTTGCCGAGGATGAAAGCGGGGAAGTTATTGCCGAAGCCAGGCGCGCCGATCTGGAGCCGTTTCTGGGGCTGCACTACCCGGCTACCGATATTCCTAAGCAGGCCCGGGTGATGTACCTGAAAAACTGGCTGCGCTTTATTCCCGACGTAGGCTACCAGCCTGCGCCGCTCGTGCCCGTGCGCAACCCCACCAGCGGCCGCCCGCCCGATATGACGCACGCCGTGCTGCGCAGCGTGTCGCCTATCCACATTCAGTACCTGCAGAATATGGGCGTGGGCGCCAGCATGTCTATTTCCATCATCCAGGACGACAAGCTGTGGGGGCTGATTATGGGGCACCATTACTCCCCGCGTCTGGTGAGCTACGAGCTGCGCGACCTGAGCCTGTTCATCGGCAAGACGTTTTCGGCCCTCCTCAAAAACAAAGAGCAGCACGCCGACCGGGAATACCAGCAGCGCGCCCGCGAAAACCGCCTGCGCCTGTTCGAGAAGATGACCACGCAGGCCAACTTCATTGAGGGCCTCTACAAGTACAAGCCCTCCTTGCTGGATGTCATTGACTGTGGCGGGGCGGCTATCTGCTTCGAGGGCGACATTATCACGCTGGGCAATACGCCCACCACGCCCCAGATTCAGGAGCTGGTGCTCTGGATGCAGCAGCACGTGCGCCAGGACGTGTTCCAAACCAGCTCCTATACGCTGCACAACCCCGAGGGAATAGCCATCCGGGCCACGGCCAGCGGCATTCTGGCTATTTCACTGGCCAAGGAGCCCGGCGACTACATCTTCTGGTTCCGGCCCGAGCTGTTGCAGAGCGTGACCTGGGCCGGCCGCCAGCAAAAAACCGAAGAAGTGCGCGACGGCGTGCTGCACCTCTCGCCCCGGCAGTCGTTTGAGGCCTGGAAACAGTCGGTGGATAGCACGGCGGCGCCCTGGAAACCCAGTGAGGTGGAAGCGGCCAAGGAAATCCGCCTGCACATTTCCGATATCCGGGTCAAGATTTTCAACGAGCTTCAGGCCAAGGCTACCATGCTCAGCCGCCTCAACGCGGAGCTGGCCCGCAGCAACGACGAGCTGGATTCTTTTGCCTACGTGGCCTCGCACGACCTGAAGGAACCCCTGCGCGGCATTCACAACTATTCGCTCTTCCTGCTGGAGGACTACGCCGAACAGCTGGATGCCGAGGGCGTAAGCAAGCTGCAGACGTTGGTGCGCCTGAGCCAGCGCATGGAAGCGCTGATTGAGTCGTTGCTGCAGCTTTCCCGGGTGGGCCGCATGGAGCTGACGGTGATGGAAACAGACCTGAACGAGGTGCTGGCCGAAGTGCTGGACTTGCTGCACCCGCGCCTAGAGCAAACCCAGACCACCGTAGCGGTACGGGGCTCGTTGCCGCGCATGTGCCTCGACCCGGTGCGCATCCGGGAGGTGTTCAACAACCTGCTCACGAATGCCATGAAGTACAACGACAAGCCCGAGAAGCAGGTGATAGTGGGCATGGCTCCCGCCGGAATCGAAAGCCCGCTTGGGCCGGTAGATGCCGAGAATTTTCACGTGTTTTACGTTCGCGACAACGGTATTGGCATAGATGCCCGGCACTATGAGGGCATCTTCAAGCTGTTCAAGCGGCTGCACGCCCCCGAAAAGTTTGGGGGCGGCACCGGCGCTGGCCTCGCCATCGTCAAGAAGATGATTGAAAAACACCACGGCCAGTTGTGGGTTGATTCCGTACTAGGCCAAGGAACTACGTTCTATTTCACGCTTTCAAAACACCTATAA
- a CDS encoding response regulator, giving the protein MVEDSAEDFTALGRVFRKYALQNPVLRCEDGDQALEYLRGRGKLPAWPQAMPAIILLDLNLPGTDGRTVLDVVKQDPYLHSIPVIIFSTSSNSKDVEDCYRLGANSYLTKPIDFATLELKVQLIIRYWLENSELPAAS; this is encoded by the coding sequence GTGGTTGAAGACAGCGCCGAAGATTTTACGGCCCTGGGCCGCGTCTTTCGCAAGTATGCGCTGCAAAACCCCGTGCTGCGTTGCGAAGACGGCGACCAGGCGCTGGAATATCTGCGTGGCCGGGGCAAGCTGCCCGCCTGGCCTCAGGCCATGCCCGCTATTATCCTGTTGGATCTGAACCTGCCCGGCACCGATGGCCGTACGGTGCTCGATGTCGTCAAGCAGGATCCATATCTGCATTCGATTCCGGTTATCATCTTCAGTACGTCCTCCAACAGCAAGGATGTAGAAGACTGCTACCGGCTGGGAGCCAACAGCTACCTGACCAAGCCCATCGATTTCGCTACGCTGGAATTGAAGGTTCAGCTTATCATCCGATACTGGCTGGAAAATTCGGAGCTGCCGGCGGCAAGTTAA